In a single window of the Mesoplodon densirostris isolate mMesDen1 chromosome 16, mMesDen1 primary haplotype, whole genome shotgun sequence genome:
- the LOC132476257 gene encoding LOW QUALITY PROTEIN: splicing factor 45-like (The sequence of the model RefSeq protein was modified relative to this genomic sequence to represent the inferred CDS: inserted 1 base in 1 codon): MSLYDDLGVETSDSKTDGWSKNFKFLQSQLQVKKAALTQAKSQRTKQSTVLAPVIDLKRGGSSDERQIVDTPPHVAAGLKDPAPSGFSAGEVLIPLADEYDPMFPNNYEKAVKRQREERQRQRELERQKEIEEREKRRKDRHEASGFSRRPDPDSDEDEDYERERRKRSMGGAAIAPPTSLVEKDKELPRDFPYEEDSRPRSQSSKAAIPPPVYEEQDRPRSPTGPGNSFLANMGGTVAHKIMQKYGFREGQGLGKHEQGLSTAXVEKTSKRGGKIIVGDATEKDAAKKSDSNPLAEILKCPTKVVLLRNMVGAGEVDEDLEVETKEECEKYGKVGKCVIFEIPGAPDDEAVRIFLEFERVESAIKAVVDLNGRYFGGRVVKACFYNLDKFRVLDLAEQV, encoded by the exons ATGTCCCTGTACGATGACCTGGGAGTGGAGACCAGTGACTCAAAAACGGACGGCTGGTCCAAAAACTTCAAATTTCTGCAGTCTCAGCTCCAGGTGAAGAAGGCAGCTCTCACTCAGGCAAAGAGCCAGAGGACAAAACAAAGTACGGTCCTTGCCCCAGTAATCGACCTGAAGCGAGGTGGCTCTTCAGACGAGCGGCAGATCGTGGACACCCCGCCGCACGTGGCGGCGGGCCTCAAGGACCCGGCTCCCAGTGGGTTTTCTGCAGGAGAAGTTTTGATTCCCCTAGCTGATGAATATGATCCCATGTTTCCTAACAATTATGAGAAAGCAGTGAAGCGCCAGAGAGAGGAGCGACAGAGACAGCGGGAGCtggaaagacagaaggaaatagaagagagagaaaagaggcgTAAAGACAGACATGAAGCTAGTGGGTTTTCCAGGCGACCAGATCCAGATTCTGATGAAGATGAAGATTATGAgcgagagaggaggaagagaagtatGGGCGGAGCTGCCATTGCACCACCCACTTCTCTTGTAGAGAAAGACAAAGAGTTACCCCGAGACTTCCCTTATGAAGAGGATTCAAGACCTCGCTCACAGTCTTCCAAAGCTGCTATCCCTCCCCCAGTGTACGAGGAACAAGACAGACCCAGATCCCCGACTGGCCCTGGCAACTCCTTCCTCGCCAACATGGGTGGCACAGTAGCACATAAAATCATGCAGAAGTACGGCTTCCGGGAAGGCCAGGGTCTTGGGAAGCACGAGCAGGGCTTGAGCACAG CTGTGGAGAAGACCAGCAAGCGGGGAGGCAAGATCATCGTGGGCGACGCCACTGAGAAAGATGCAGCCAAGAAGTCGGATTCAAATCCATTAGCTGAAATACTTAAGTGTCCTACTAAAGTGGTCCTACTAAGGAACATGGTTGGTGCAGGAGAGGTAGATGAAGACTTGGAAGTTGAAACCAAGGAAGAGTGTGAAAAATATGGCAAAGTTGGAAAATGTGTGATATTTGAAATTCCTGGTGCCCCTGATGATGAAGCAGTAcgaatatttttagaatttgagAGGGTTGAATCAGCAATTAAAGCTGTTGTTGATCTGAATGGGAGGTATTTTGGTGGACGGGTGGTCAAAGCATGTTTCTACAATTTGGATAAATTCAGGGTCTTGGATTTGGCAGAACAAGTGTGA